A stretch of the Rodentibacter haemolyticus genome encodes the following:
- a CDS encoding DUF2572 family protein: MKARKGIVTATILIFISGLLVVILLFDESTLHFFLARQMQRKHYVERTLTLQKMTSIEKQNVCKNLPLDNSEKARQISITLDGANDAIQYSLWCRRVAIFKKTPTKGVNQGLFDHFIRMENLSEFRPHFLQPANPLVTNKMPQIYWFDQHQTTWEINGKVQGIVIAEGDLTLRGNGRISGTVITAGTLTLEGVTVAYGKKVIEPLVRQYSKWQLAEKSWSDFKISSE, encoded by the coding sequence ATAAAAGCAAGGAAAGGTATTGTAACCGCCACGATTTTGATCTTTATTTCAGGGCTATTAGTGGTGATTTTATTATTTGATGAGAGTACCTTACATTTTTTTCTTGCCCGGCAAATGCAGCGAAAACATTACGTTGAACGTACATTAACATTGCAAAAAATGACCTCAATCGAAAAACAAAATGTCTGTAAAAACTTGCCTTTGGATAATTCGGAGAAGGCTAGACAGATTTCTATTACGTTGGATGGTGCGAACGATGCGATTCAATATTCGCTTTGGTGTCGGCGTGTCGCAATATTTAAGAAAACGCCCACGAAAGGGGTTAATCAAGGCTTGTTCGATCATTTTATCCGTATGGAAAATCTTAGTGAATTTCGACCGCACTTTTTACAACCTGCAAATCCGTTGGTGACAAACAAAATGCCGCAAATTTATTGGTTTGATCAACATCAAACAACTTGGGAAATCAATGGCAAGGTACAAGGGATTGTAATTGCTGAAGGTGATTTAACACTTCGAGGAAACGGGCGAATCAGCGGAACGGTAATCACCGCCGGAACTTTAACTTTGGAAGGCGTTACGGTGGCTTATGGCAAAAAAGTGATCGAGCCTTTGGTGCGGCAATATAGCAAGTGGCAATTGGCGGAGAAAAGTTGGAGTGATTTTAAAATATCAAGTGAATAG
- the suhB gene encoding inositol-1-monophosphatase, whose translation MNPMLNIAIRAARRAGNVIAKNYERRDDIESAQKGINDYVTNVDKSAEAEIIQIIKKSYPDHTIITEETGAIEGKDSDVQWIIDPLDGTRNFMNGLPHFAVSIAIRVKNRTEVGVVYDPIRNELFTAVRGEGAKLNEVRLRVDSKRELQGAILATGFPFKQPKFMSTQFAMMNLLIEDAADFRRTGSAALDLCYVASSRVDGYFEMGLKAWDCAAGDLIVREAGGLVCDFEAGSGYLRSGNIIAAPARVLKEMLNKIRPCLDAEFKN comes from the coding sequence ATGAATCCAATGTTAAATATCGCCATTCGTGCGGCACGAAGAGCGGGCAACGTGATTGCTAAGAATTATGAACGCCGCGATGACATCGAAAGCGCACAAAAAGGTATCAATGATTATGTAACTAATGTGGATAAATCTGCAGAAGCGGAAATCATTCAAATCATTAAAAAATCCTATCCCGATCATACTATCATCACCGAAGAAACCGGTGCTATTGAAGGAAAAGACAGCGATGTTCAATGGATTATTGATCCGCTGGATGGCACCCGCAACTTTATGAACGGTCTTCCGCATTTTGCCGTGTCAATCGCAATCCGAGTCAAAAATCGTACCGAAGTGGGTGTGGTTTATGATCCAATCCGTAACGAACTCTTTACCGCCGTTCGTGGCGAAGGCGCAAAATTAAATGAAGTGCGTTTACGCGTAGATAGCAAACGTGAGCTCCAGGGTGCGATTCTTGCTACCGGTTTTCCATTCAAACAACCTAAATTTATGTCAACGCAATTTGCAATGATGAATCTCCTCATTGAAGATGCGGCTGATTTTCGTCGCACCGGTTCGGCGGCATTAGATTTATGTTATGTGGCTTCAAGCCGTGTCGACGGTTATTTTGAAATGGGCTTGAAAGCTTGGGATTGCGCTGCAGGTGATTTAATCGTGCGTGAAGCCGGTGGCTTAGTATGCGACTTTGAAGCAGGTTCAGGCTATTTACGCAGCGGTAATATCATCGCCGCACCGGCACGTGTATTAAAAGAAATGCTGAACAAAATTCGTCCTTGCTTAGACGCTGAGTTTAAAAACTAA
- a CDS encoding type II secretion system protein, whose product MRKGATLIELLISLAIISIALSITAPLWQRDDNKMILAKEQHRLYLFLRQIQARAESSSEIWFILANRNPATQQWCMTAQVKNDKLCDCLQPTNCPKEVYAHFYYPYFTEKTMIVSPKIYPIEVARFNGVRNTIDSNCFLLQAGEERTLFSFFNVGSLKLKPNQSASACTG is encoded by the coding sequence ATGCGGAAAGGGGCAACATTAATCGAATTATTAATTAGTTTGGCAATTATCAGCATTGCCTTGAGCATTACTGCGCCTCTTTGGCAAAGGGATGATAACAAAATGATTTTAGCGAAAGAGCAACATCGCCTCTATTTATTCCTACGGCAAATTCAAGCAAGGGCTGAAAGTTCTTCTGAAATTTGGTTTATTTTGGCAAATCGTAATCCTGCAACACAGCAATGGTGTATGACCGCCCAAGTGAAAAATGACAAACTTTGTGACTGTTTGCAGCCGACAAATTGCCCAAAAGAAGTTTACGCACATTTTTATTATCCTTACTTTACGGAGAAAACGATGATTGTGAGCCCCAAGATTTATCCTATAGAGGTAGCCCGTTTTAACGGTGTTCGTAACACCATTGATTCCAACTGTTTCTTATTACAAGCAGGTGAAGAAAGAACCCTGTTTTCCTTTTTTAATGTTGGCAGTTTGAAATTGAAACCGAATCAATCCGCCAGTGCTTGTACCGGATAA
- a CDS encoding PulJ/GspJ family protein, which produces MLKGQTLLSLMISLAISTALLFVISQFYADTQIQNRKVFLRLKLQAEIQRTLQLIGKDLRRVGFRALNDKLIESNLDLFELDEKGSALVISQADNAAQNSCVLFFYDLNANGCIGEKYTKNTCINGDQNVAKSIEKELFGYKLNGKMIETKQTYKSAIKTNCKSDECQKALQQSACNAGGGWTDLLDEKEYEITRLQFNPLAEGKGIEIRLGGSLRNYPEIYYETAMVVALWNQ; this is translated from the coding sequence ATGTTAAAAGGGCAAACTTTACTTAGTCTAATGATTTCATTGGCAATTTCCACCGCACTTTTATTCGTGATTTCACAGTTTTATGCGGATACGCAAATTCAAAATCGAAAAGTCTTTTTACGTTTAAAACTACAGGCGGAAATTCAACGCACGCTCCAACTTATCGGTAAAGATCTGCGCCGTGTCGGCTTTCGGGCTCTCAACGATAAATTAATTGAAAGTAATCTGGATTTGTTTGAATTAGATGAAAAGGGAAGCGCTTTGGTGATTTCTCAGGCGGATAATGCAGCTCAAAATAGCTGCGTTTTGTTTTTTTATGATCTGAATGCAAACGGTTGTATTGGTGAAAAATACACTAAAAATACTTGTATCAATGGCGATCAAAATGTCGCAAAAAGTATCGAAAAAGAACTTTTCGGTTATAAATTGAATGGCAAAATGATCGAAACCAAACAAACTTACAAAAGTGCGATTAAGACGAATTGCAAATCCGATGAATGCCAAAAAGCACTTCAACAAAGTGCTTGCAATGCCGGTGGAGGTTGGACTGATTTATTGGATGAAAAGGAATATGAAATAACCCGCTTGCAATTTAATCCTTTAGCCGAAGGAAAGGGGATTGAAATCCGGCTTGGCGGTAGTTTAAGAAATTATCCTGAGATTTATTATGAAACCGCTATGGTGGTGGCGCTATGGAATCAATAA